TGGTGGCGGCAAAGGGCGTGGACTTCTTGGAGCCCTTGAATCCCGCCTTGCCGGCGCTGGCCCAGGCGACGGTGTCCCCGGTCAGAGTCGTGATCGTGATGATCGTATTGTTGAAGGTCGCCTTGATGTGGGCGACGCCCTCGGCATCGACCTGGCGCTTCTTTTTTCTTACCCGCTTTGCCATTCCCTGCG
The nucleotide sequence above comes from Candidatus Palauibacter australiensis. Encoded proteins:
- the rpsK gene encoding 30S ribosomal protein S11 — translated: QGMAKRVRKKKRQVDAEGVAHIKATFNNTIITITTLTGDTVAWASAGKAGFKGSKKSTPFAATIAAETVGREAAGMGMRRVHVEVQGPGSGRESAIQALQAAGLAIRSIKDVTPIPHNGCRPPKKRRV